A stretch of Faecalibacterium duncaniae DNA encodes these proteins:
- the fusA gene encoding elongation factor G, whose product MATPREVSLQMTRNIGIMAHIDAGKTTTTERILYYTGINHKIGEVHDGGATMDWMVQEQERGITITSAATTCYWSHSETQKDPVAFKKNRHRINIIDTPGHVDFTVEVQRSLRVLDGSVTVLAAKGGVEPQSETVWRQADEYKVPRMVYVNKMDTMGADFFRCIKMLHDRLHANGVAIQLPIGQEDTFRGIVDLVDMNAEVYYDDMGNDMRTEPIPEDMVEQAEEYRNILIEAVAENDEVLMEKYLEGEEITREELKAAIRKETIANTLVPVTCGSSYKNRGVQKLLDAIVDYMPAPTDVEDIKGVNPETEEQETRPSSDDAPFAALAFKIATDPFVGKLAYFRVYSGKVEAGTTVYNSVKDARERMGRILQMHSNHRKDIDCCYAGDIAAVVGLKNTTTGDTLCDENHPIILESMKFPEPVIRVAIEPKTKAGNEKMGIALAKLAEEDPTFKTYTDEETGQTIIAGMGELHLEIIVDRLLREFKVEANVGAPQVAYRETIRKEANQETKYARQSGGKGQYGHVKIKIEPNEPGKGYEFVNAIVGGAIPKEYIPAIDNGIQGAMKSGVLAGYPVVDVKVTLWDGSYHEVDSSEMAFSIAGSMAFKDAMRKADPIITEPIMKVAVIVPDEYLGDVIGDLNSRRGQIQGMEAMAGTQRVNAFVPLAQMFGYATDLRSKTQGRGQYVMEPSHYEPVPKNIADQIIAGRTKA is encoded by the coding sequence ATGGCTACACCCAGAGAAGTTTCTCTTCAGATGACGAGAAATATCGGCATTATGGCCCACATTGATGCTGGTAAGACGACTACCACCGAGCGTATTCTGTACTACACCGGCATCAACCACAAGATCGGCGAAGTCCATGATGGCGGCGCTACCATGGACTGGATGGTTCAGGAGCAGGAGCGTGGTATCACCATCACTTCCGCTGCTACCACCTGCTACTGGAGCCACTCTGAGACCCAGAAGGATCCGGTTGCATTCAAGAAGAACCGTCACCGCATCAACATCATCGACACCCCGGGCCACGTGGACTTTACTGTTGAGGTCCAGCGTTCCCTGCGCGTCCTGGACGGTTCTGTGACCGTTCTGGCTGCTAAGGGCGGTGTCGAGCCTCAGTCTGAGACCGTTTGGCGTCAGGCTGATGAGTACAAAGTCCCCCGCATGGTTTACGTCAACAAGATGGATACCATGGGTGCCGACTTCTTCCGCTGCATCAAGATGCTGCATGATCGTCTGCACGCTAACGGCGTGGCGATCCAGCTGCCCATCGGCCAGGAGGATACCTTCCGTGGTATCGTTGACCTGGTCGATATGAACGCTGAGGTCTACTATGACGACATGGGCAACGATATGCGCACTGAGCCCATCCCTGAGGATATGGTCGAGCAGGCCGAGGAGTACCGCAACATCCTGATCGAGGCTGTTGCCGAGAACGACGAAGTGCTGATGGAAAAGTACCTCGAGGGTGAGGAGATCACTCGTGAGGAACTGAAGGCTGCTATCCGTAAGGAGACCATTGCAAATACTCTGGTTCCCGTTACCTGCGGTTCTTCCTACAAGAACCGTGGTGTCCAGAAGCTGCTGGACGCTATCGTGGACTATATGCCCGCACCTACCGATGTCGAGGACATCAAGGGTGTGAACCCTGAGACCGAAGAGCAGGAGACCCGTCCGTCTTCTGACGACGCTCCCTTCGCAGCTCTGGCCTTCAAGATCGCAACCGATCCGTTTGTTGGTAAGCTGGCTTACTTCCGTGTCTACTCCGGTAAGGTCGAGGCTGGTACTACTGTCTACAACTCCGTGAAGGACGCTAGAGAGCGTATGGGCCGCATCCTGCAGATGCACTCCAACCACCGCAAGGATATCGACTGCTGCTATGCAGGTGATATCGCTGCTGTTGTCGGTCTGAAGAACACCACCACCGGTGACACTCTGTGTGATGAGAATCATCCCATCATTCTGGAGTCCATGAAGTTCCCCGAGCCCGTTATCCGCGTTGCCATCGAGCCCAAGACCAAGGCCGGCAACGAGAAGATGGGCATCGCGCTGGCAAAGCTGGCCGAAGAGGATCCTACCTTCAAGACCTACACTGATGAAGAGACCGGCCAGACCATCATCGCTGGCATGGGCGAGCTCCATCTGGAGATCATCGTCGACCGTCTGCTGCGTGAGTTCAAGGTCGAGGCCAACGTTGGCGCACCTCAGGTCGCTTACCGTGAGACCATCCGCAAGGAGGCCAATCAGGAGACCAAGTACGCACGTCAGTCTGGTGGTAAGGGCCAGTACGGTCATGTTAAGATCAAGATCGAGCCCAACGAGCCCGGCAAGGGTTACGAGTTCGTCAACGCCATCGTTGGCGGTGCCATCCCGAAGGAATACATCCCGGCTATCGACAATGGTATCCAGGGTGCTATGAAGTCCGGCGTTCTGGCTGGCTATCCTGTCGTTGATGTCAAGGTCACCCTGTGGGATGGTTCTTATCACGAGGTCGACTCCTCTGAAATGGCCTTCTCCATTGCAGGTTCTATGGCCTTCAAGGACGCTATGCGCAAGGCTGACCCCATCATCACCGAGCCCATCATGAAGGTTGCTGTTATCGTTCCTGATGAGTATCTGGGCGATGTCATCGGCGACCTGAACTCTCGCCGTGGCCAGATCCAGGGCATGGAGGCAATGGCAGGCACTCAGCGTGTCAACGCCTTCGTTCCTCTGGCTCAGATGTTCGGCTACGCCACCGACCTGCGTTCCAAGACCCAGGGCCGTGGCCAGTATGTCATGGAGCCTTCTCACTACGAGCCGGTTCCCAAGAACATTGCCGACCAGATCATTGCTGGCCGCACCAAGGCTTGA
- the rpsG gene encoding 30S ribosomal protein S7 — translation MPRRGNIAKRDVLADPIYNSKMVTRLVNSVMLDGKKGVAQKIVYEAFSMIQEKTGNDPLETFEKAMENIMPSLECKTRRVGGANYQVPLEVSPARRETLGLRWLTAYSRSRGEKTMAQRLAAEIMDAANNTGNAVKKREDTHKMAEANKAFAHFRY, via the coding sequence ATGCCTAGAAGAGGTAACATTGCTAAGCGCGATGTCTTAGCTGATCCTATTTACAATTCCAAGATGGTCACCCGTCTGGTCAACAGCGTGATGCTGGATGGCAAGAAGGGCGTCGCTCAGAAGATCGTTTACGAGGCTTTCTCCATGATTCAGGAAAAGACCGGCAACGATCCTCTGGAAACTTTCGAGAAGGCGATGGAGAACATCATGCCCAGCCTCGAGTGCAAGACCCGCCGTGTTGGTGGTGCTAACTACCAGGTTCCTCTGGAAGTCAGCCCTGCCCGCCGCGAGACCCTGGGTCTGCGCTGGCTGACCGCTTACAGCCGCAGCCGTGGTGAGAAGACCATGGCCCAGCGTCTGGCCGCCGAGATCATGGATGCTGCCAACAACACTGGTAACGCCGTGAAGAAGCGCGAGGATACCCACAAGATGGCCGAGGCCAACAAGGCTTTCGCTCATTTCCGTTATTGA
- the rpsL gene encoding 30S ribosomal protein S12: MPTFNQLVRKGREVLVTKSTAPALQKTYNSQKKQYSDLSSPQKRGVCTAVRTMTPKKPNSALRKVARVRLTNGIEVTSYIPGIGHNLQEHSVVLIRGGRVKDLPGVRYHIIRGTLDTQGVAGRNQARSKYGAKRPKAGAAKK, translated from the coding sequence ATGCCTACTTTTAACCAGCTTGTACGCAAAGGCCGTGAGGTCCTGGTTACCAAGAGCACCGCTCCCGCCCTGCAGAAGACTTATAACTCTCAGAAGAAGCAGTACTCTGATCTGAGCAGCCCCCAGAAGCGTGGTGTCTGCACTGCAGTTCGTACCATGACCCCCAAGAAGCCTAACTCTGCTCTGCGTAAGGTTGCTCGTGTCCGCCTCACGAATGGTATCGAGGTCACCTCTTACATTCCCGGTATCGGCCATAACCTGCAGGAGCACTCCGTCGTGCTGATCCGTGGCGGCCGTGTTAAGGACCTGCCCGGTGTGCGTTACCACATCATCCGTGGTACCCTGGATACTCAGGGTGTGGCAGGCCGTAACCAGGCCCGCTCCAAGTACGGCGCAAAGCGTCCTAAGGCCGGTGCTGCAAAGAAGTAA